The genomic segment TACGCTGAAGGCCTCATTGATCTCCCACATGGCGATATCTTCCTTCTTCAACCCTGCTGCATTCAGCACCTGACACGGATTCACACATGGAAGTGTTAAGATGTTCTAATGTATTGCATCCAAAGACAAATATAAGTAGAGGGCAAATGgaatctttatgtttttatcattttagtAAGATAATTAACGCCTTTGGacttaaacaataaaacaattataatataaaaaactgtgTTAACAGTGAAGAGCACTTCCAGCTTCACAGTTCTGCCACAATCTCCACGTTTCCAAATTTAAAAAGTATCTTCCACAGAAACCTGAGGTCATCTCACAATGCACCAGTTAAAAACCTTGGACTCACCTTAGGTACAGCAAACGCAGGAGCAATGGGGAAATCAATTGGTGCGACCGCGGCATCAGCAAAGGCTGTGTGGATAAAACAACGTATTCTTTTAATTCACAATGTaacagaataaaatgaaaaacaacctATCTCAAAAGGCACCGTTTAACTATGACCGGACAGGAAATAACTAAACCACTGGCTTCTTTATTCGAACTTGACCAGTACAGACAAGTATCCGAGCAAAACAACGTATGTAAACATaaaatttgctttattttctaaCTGCTAAACATACTCTACTACCATGACTGTCTTGTGCTTTTATGCCTCTGCTAAACAGTAAAATTGCAGtttacacacatgtatataaatatgtagtTAAGGATGAAGATAgttaataaaaaatgcattaagCTTTTTTGGCATAATGAGCATATCAATTAGTGATCTTTTACCAACAATTTCTAATCAGTTCCTTCTCgggtccaagtgaatgtttgtggcAAATTTGAAGAATCCCCTGTAGTAATCTACAGATATCATATTGAAGATATTTTGTTAAACCAAAGACGGTTGCCCATTAAAATCATATCGGTTCATTTTCATGTCCAAGTTAACCTTTGTACCAAATTAGAAAAAAGTCCCTCAGAGGGATTCTAAAATACTTTAATCCttagattaaaaaaactctCCAGCTCAGACAGTTCTTTGGAAGCATATTTCTTTGAACTAGTTTATGCATTTATCTTTAATccgtcattttatttgattcgTTGTCTTGCTAATTTGTTACtctgtgtttttgaaagtgctatataaatatattttattattattattattattatgcacaTTGTATTACCTGTAGAATGAATGCATCGCAACAGTCCAATGTTTCATCTGAAGACCTACAATATGTTCAAGCCTGACATTCAGTTAAACTATGCCAGTACTGCatattctgtgtctgtgtgtgtgtctgtgtgtataacTTACAGACAACCCTTGCCAGTGGAGTGACATTGAGTCTCTGGGCAGCTTCTGCTGTCATTAAAACTAGAGCAGCTGCTCCATCGTTCAGCGTGCTGGCATTGGCTGCTGTCACCGTGCCTATGAGAAAAACGTAAACCAGTTAGGAGAAAATTCTGAAAGACTCAGCAAATACATAACTAAAGTATTCTTTATGTATGTATGCAATAATACTATAGTAACTAGTATCGTATGTGTATGCTGACCCTCCACAGGTGAATcatccaataaaataaaaatgcatgacAACTAAATATTTACCATTCTCTCTCTGGAACACAGCCTTCAGTTTGGGGACTTTGCTGAAGTCGACCCTCCTCCACTCTTCGTCCTCGCTCACGATCACATCAGGTTTGCCTACAAAATCCCATCATCAGACATGCTTTGCTGTATGAATGACCAATCTCCCCATGCTGCCCAACAGAAACGTCTCTTTTGCCATCTTGCTGTACCTCTCTGGGGAATACTGACTGGTACAATCTCCTTGGCCAGCACTCCAGATTCATATGCCACTTTGCTGCGGCTGTAGGAGCTAATGGCGTAGGCGTCCTGTTCCTCCCTGGTGATGTTGGAGTTTTTGGCTGTGTTCTCTGCACAGTTTCCCTATTGAATAAAACAAGACAGAAGCAATGGAAAATTAATATATACAAATCAcacaaaattataaattaaCCTTGTTAACCTTAACAAATGTTTGGGACAAGGAGAAAGTCATGTTATAAAGAAGGTAATTGCTATGTTCACTTTCTGAAAAAGGCTTCCCACCAAAACATCATCAGAAACACTTTACATTCATTACTGAAGCAAGATGGAATCATATGTCTGAATCATTTTCAAAAGTATAATTCGGAAGAATAGAAGAAACTCTCTCCAGAATTATGATGCTTTAAAACTACAATAACGCTTGAGATTTTCAGTAAGGCGACGATCAACATAAAGTTGACTTTTACCATGTGGAATTTGTTGTAGACATCAGTGAGTCCATCCTTCACAATGAGGTCTTCAACCCTCACTCCTCCGTACGCTGGGGTGTCTCTGGTCATTACATAAGGTACGTTGGACATGCTCTCCATTCCTCCTGCTACCATCACatcctgaaaaataataaattaataaatgctTTACATTATAGGATTACTTTATCTGCCTGCCCACTTAGTACAAAGTCTATAaaaatccaggagaagttaaTGTGTGAACACAGGAAGGGATTATTATCTCGATCTACGGGTAGATCTTCAATATCTTAACTGTCGATCTCTGAAACTTTCTGGACTCACAGGCTGCGGTTGTGCCacagatcagctgtgtgtcggttgtctgttgttcacTTGGCTTTGTATCCGCTACTGGCGGCGGAGTTGCTGGTTTATCTACAGCATTCTCTTCAATACAAGTCAGATTATGTACAAGTCTCTACAGTataaagattataaataaatgtctgcAACACTTGTTGTATgcgttttaaaataaaaacactccaGCGTTTCTGTTAAGAAAtccattctttttttaaaaaaaggggttttattgtgaaatattcgTAGGAGCGGAAGTTGCACGGCTTGAAACTGTACAGTACctgcatttatttgagtacacagGAATACCTTTATACAAGGTAATAGTCATTTATGGCCATATTCAAGACAAAGCCtatgtaaaaacattgtgctgtagtagcagctcctctgcagatcATACTGTTGAACTGAATCTAAATATTGTGCTTtaaacagatgctgtaaatataaattgatattaatgtgaaaaTTGGGGATTGAATAGATCAACTTCCTTTCtctgtgtatatttatgtaCGTACATTCAGCCCTTAAcagaaattgcaaaaaaatattaaagatgaCCCTCCTAAGTGGGTTTTTTGGAAGATATGAGGTTGTAGATCTCAGCTTAGGTTTTGAATTAGAAAATGTTCTTGAAACGGTTGTTGACCACTACTTAATAGCGTAGTACCATGACATACCAGGCATTAATGGCAGTGACAGGATTCAGAATGATAACTGTAGAGTCTGACACAGACTGCGAACCAGAAGTTTAAGACCCATCTCGCAGTGTGTAACATAGTACATTTTTTGCTGTTGCTGTTCTCTAAAGCCATTGTTAGACGCCATGACAGGCAGAGTTTCCTATCAGTAGAGCTGTATGTCTTACAACACCACTCTAATTCCTGTCATCTGTTTACATCAGCAAGGCAAAGTCTGCGATGACCTATTTTATTCTGAGAGTGTGTGGTAAACAAAGTTTGTTTGTGGTCGTAATAAAGTCACCTATCATCTTACCTGGcatcagttttgtgtttttaacacagaaaaacatatttcaggACAAGCGATGTCATATGTGAGAACAATTTATGATTGTTTCCCGTCTTTATTCACTATGCTCATTGCATTGGTTTGCAAGCAGCTTCTATCAAGCTGAACAGCTGCAGTATTTTAGTAGTACCTGGTGTCCACACATAAGACTCTGGGCTGCCATCATGATGGACTTCATCCCAGAGGCGCAGACCTTGTTGATGGTAGTTGCTGGAGTGCCGAGGGACAAGCCTGGAGAAGAAATCAGAGACGTTTACGAGTTtgcaaaaaaattcaaattatCAACTACTACttttgcctttgtgtgtttgtgtgcatcatTCTATCACAATAGATCTGTATATTCAAAACTAGCTGTTTGTACAGTCTGAAAGTAGTTTCAATCTTCCAGTGAAATTATTATCATCATGATATAAAATTCTTTCTTTCAGAGGCTGGGTGAACTTACCAAACCCTGAAAGAGGCCTCACGAAGCTGCTGGAAATGAAGCAGGCTTGTTTTAACCTAAAGGTAAGCGCTTGTTCTTCAAAATGTTATGCCCTAGACATGTATATTCTGTATCTTTCACATTAGAATTTGAACAGAAACAGCATCAATTGGCTGTGAAGTAGTG from the Platichthys flesus chromosome 15, fPlaFle2.1, whole genome shotgun sequence genome contains:
- the acat1 gene encoding acetyl-CoA acetyltransferase, mitochondrial, which codes for MSSAGLLNMHANGCRRLAHKYLSRTYTSRPSLNEVVIVSAVRTPMGSFRGSLAAVPATKLGSIAIKGAIEKAGISPEEVKEVFMGNVLQAGEGQAPTRQALLGAGLSLGTPATTINKVCASGMKSIMMAAQSLMCGHQDVMVAGGMESMSNVPYVMTRDTPAYGGVRVEDLIVKDGLTDVYNKFHMGNCAENTAKNSNITREEQDAYAISSYSRSKVAYESGVLAKEIVPVSIPQRGKPDVIVSEDEEWRRVDFSKVPKLKAVFQRENGTVTAANASTLNDGAAALVLMTAEAAQRLNVTPLARVVSFADAAVAPIDFPIAPAFAVPKVLNAAGLKKEDIAMWEINEAFSVVVLANIKMLDIDPEKVNVNGGAVSLGHPIGMSGARIVGHMVHNLKSGQYGLAGICNGGGGASSIIIQKL